ggAAACTTGTCCTGCCTGGAGACCTGCTATacctccaccatcctgcccaggttactggccagtctcctgactggaGATAGAACCATTTCTGTCAGTGGCTGTTTTGCACAGTTTTATTGCTTTGTTTCTCTGGCAGCTACAGAATGCTATCTCCTAGCAGcaatgtcttatgatcggtatttagcgatATGTAAACCCCTGCGTTATGCAGCCCTGATGAATGGCAGGTTGTGCCTCCAGCTAGCAGCGGGGTCTTGGATAAGCGGATTTCTAACTTGTGTAATAATGATGTGTTTTATGTCACAATTAACATTCTGTGGCTCTagtgaaattgaccatttcttttgtgatttttctCCAATGCTACAGctctcctgcagtgacaccagCATGATCACACTGGTTAGTGTAATACTTGCCTGCCTAGACTCACCTTGCCCATTTCTATTAACTGTGACGTCCTATGTTTGTATCATTGCTACTATCCTCAGAATCCCTTCCACTACCgggaggcaaaaggccttttccacctgctcctctcacctcat
The Mauremys reevesii isolate NIE-2019 linkage group 15, ASM1616193v1, whole genome shotgun sequence DNA segment above includes these coding regions:
- the LOC120383748 gene encoding olfactory receptor 2AP1-like, with protein sequence MHLIDKAEEDNRTVITEFILLGFGNLPELQILLFLVFLVIYIVTISGNILIIALIVADQHLHTPMYFFLGNLSCLETCYTSTILPRLLASLLTGDRTISVSGCFAQFYCFVSLAATECYLLAAMSYDRYLAICKPLRYAALMNGRLCLQLAAGSWISGFLTCVIMMCFMSQLTFCGSSEIDHFFCDFSPMLQLSCSDTSMITLDT